A part of Oncorhynchus masou masou isolate Uvic2021 chromosome 21, UVic_Omas_1.1, whole genome shotgun sequence genomic DNA contains:
- the LOC135507811 gene encoding sodium/hydrogen exchanger 9B2-like, giving the protein MMEDDQLPTSSPLLDLEHCPGASSVTNHAEFLGVNQIQVVVSRSPTPQVTEETYFIPRNPVVDAGTNTDPPVICCGRLRRACPCPPRGLLASLITKVLVALVLFGVVWSITEKECLPGGNLFGITVLFICSVTGGKLVGLIRLPKLPPFPPLLGMLLSGFLLRNIPVVTDAVYIDYRWSASLRNIALAVILARAGLGLDASALKKLSMVCIRVGMGPCIIEACTIAIASHFLMGLPWIWGFILGFVLGAVSPAVVVPSMLLLQKDGYGLEQGIPTLLMAAGSFDDILAITGFTTCMGMAFATGSMWYNLLRGILEVGGGMVAGVLLGFLLRYFPSKDQDNVVMKRSFLLLGLSVFAVFGSNMAGFPGSGGLCTLVLAFLASLGWRRSKVPVEDIVGIAWEVFQPLLFGLIGAEIQISELDKNTVGLGIGSLAIGLLVRVLFTFVCVLCAGFNFKEKLFIALAWLPKATVQAAIGSTALDMARTKEDKELEKYGMDVLTVAVLSILLTAPIGALVIGLTGPRLLQKPKNAAWEREQSGTITETPITYESTL; this is encoded by the exons ATGATGGAGGACGACCAGCTGCCTACATCTTCTCCCTTGCTGGACCTAGAACACTGTCCCGGAGCCTCTTCAGTAACGAACCATGCAGAG TTCCTGGGTGTCAACCAGATTCAGGTGGTGGTGAGCCGGAGCCCAACCCCCCAGGTCACGGAGGAGACCTACTTTATCCCCCGTAACCCGGTGGTGGATGCGGGCACCAACACCGACCCCCCGGTCATCTGCTGTGGCAGGCTCCGCCGGGCATGCCCCTGCCCGCCCCGAGGCCTCCTGGCCTCCCTCATCACCAAGG tcctcgtTGCATTAGTGCTGTTTGGCGTGGTGTGGTCCATCACAGAGAAGGAGTGTCTGCCGGGGGGGAACCTGTTCGGCATCACCGTGCTCTTCATCTGCTccgtcaccgggggcaaactggTGGGCCTCATACGGCTTCCCAAACTGCCTCCATTTCCCCCGCTCCTGG GTATGCTATTGTCGGGCTTCCTGCTGCGTAATATCCCCGTGGTAACGGATGCCGTGTACATCGACTACCGATGGTCCGCCTCCCTGAGGAACATTGCCCTTGCTGTCATCCTGGCCCGAGCAGGCCTGGGATTGGATGCCTCG GCTCTGAAGAAGCTGAGTATGGTGTGTATACGCGTGGGAATGGGACCCTGCATCATCGAGGCCTGCACCATCGCCATCGCCTCCCACTTCCTCATGGGCCTTCCCTGGATCTGGGGATTCATCCTAGG ATTTGTGCTGGGAGCCGTGTCCCCGGCCGTGGTGGTTCCCTCCATGCTGCTGCTGCAGAAGGATGGCTACGGCTTGGAGCAAGGCATCCCTACCCTCCTTATGGCTGCCGGCAGCTTCGACGACATCCTGGCCATCACCGGTTTCACCACCTGCATGGGCATGGCCTTCGCCACCG gCTCCATGTGGTACAACCTGCTGAGAGGTATACTGGAGGTGGGAGGGGGAATGGTAGCTGGGGTCCTGCTGGGATTTCTGTTGCGTTACTTTCCCAGCAAAGACCAG GATAACGTAGTGATGAAGCGCTCATTCCTGCTACTGGGCCTGTCGGTGTTTGCCGTGTTCGGCAGCAACATGGCCGGCTTCCCCGGCTCGGGGGGCCTCTGCACCCTGGTCCTCGCCTTCCTGGCCAGCCTGGGCTGGAGAAGGTCAAAG GTCCCTGTGGAGGACATAGTGGGTATTGCCTGGGAGGTGTTCCAGCCACTGCTCTTTGGCTTGATCGGGGCCGAGATCCAGATCTCAGAGCTGGACAAAAACACTGTCG GCCTGGGCATAGGCTCTCTGGCCATTGGTCTGCTGGTGCGTGTTCTCTTCACCTTCGTCTGTGTGCTGTGTGCCGGCTTCAACTTCAAAGAGAAGCTCTTCATCGCTCTGGCCTGGCTACCCAAAGCCACTGTACAG GCGGCCATCGGCTCCACAGCGCTGGACATGGCCCGCACCAAGGAGGATAAGGAGCTGGAGAAGTACGGCATGGACGTGCTGACAGTGGCCGTGCTCTCCATCTTGCTTACCGCCCCCATAGGGGCCCTGGTCATAGGGCTCACAGGACCTCGCCTGCTGCAGAAACCAAAGAACGCTGCCTGGG AGCGGGAGCAAAGCGGAACTATAACCGAGACCCCAATCACCTACGAGAGTACCCTCTGA